The DNA sequence GGGTGTGCAAAGCTCATCCTCAGACAGTTCCCGAACCGCTCAGACACAGAAAAAAGACTACCAGGAGTGATGACTATTCCCTCATCCAGTGCTCTGGAATAGATATCGATAGTGTTTACCTTTTCCGGTAGTTCCACCCAAACCGTTAAGCCCCCCTGGGGTGCCGTTGTACGCACAGACAACGGCCATGCTGCCAGATATTCCAGTAACTGGTCCCGCTGATCCCGCAACCGAAGACGTAACTTGCGAACAAACGCGGCGTAATCGCCGTCCCTGATATAGCTCTCGACACCCTGCTGAACAAAGCGACTACTGGCTAGCTGGGACGTGAGTTTCATTTGAAGGATTCTGGAGTGCCACCGGCCTCCACTCACCCAACCGAGCCTGAGATCCCGGGAAAGGACTTTCGACAGCGAACTGCAATGAATCACCCGGCCTGTCTGATCCAGGGATTTGAGGGTATCTGGTACGCCAAGCCAGCCAGTATCGGCGTATATATCATCCTCGATAATGGCAAGGTCGTGCTCCTCGGCCAGCTCAAGTAACCGCTTGCGGGCCTCTGTTGGCATGGTTGCACCGCTTGGCGTTGCGAACGCTGGTGATACCACGCAGGCACGGACGTCCCAACACTTGAGAACGTCTGCAAGCGCGGCAATATCCATCCCCGCCTGTAAAGAAGTTGGTACCTCAATGACCTTTAATTTCAATTGTTCCAACAGTTGCAGAACGCCATAGAACCCTGGCGATTCAACTGCGACTATATCTCCTTCGGAACAAACCGTAAGCAACGCCAGAAACAGAGACTGCTGGCATCCGGATGTAACACACAGTTCCGATGCATCCGTATTCCAGCCTCTTTTTGAAAATAACCCGGCAAGTTGAGTTCTCAGGCCATGGTCGCCCGCGGGTTCATCATAGTATTGGTAGTCGCCTTTCTGACGCCTCAGGGCCCGGCCAATTGAACGATTGAGTTGCACTATCCC is a window from the Marinobacter sp. ANT_B65 genome containing:
- a CDS encoding PLP-dependent aminotransferase family protein; the encoded protein is MNSSLPKYQLLENQIEQSIMAGRWRCGERLPSIRTLCQLHGCAKITIQHALQRLEAKGVIESRERAGFFVTYRNEEFDRPGEVERIESPKPVSVSELFRDIMTRSAAFDLTPSIQSGEMPQGIVQLNRSIGRALRRQKGDYQYYDEPAGDHGLRTQLAGLFSKRGWNTDASELCVTSGCQQSLFLALLTVCSEGDIVAVESPGFYGVLQLLEQLKLKVIEVPTSLQAGMDIAALADVLKCWDVRACVVSPAFATPSGATMPTEARKRLLELAEEHDLAIIEDDIYADTGWLGVPDTLKSLDQTGRVIHCSSLSKVLSRDLRLGWVSGGRWHSRILQMKLTSQLASSRFVQQGVESYIRDGDYAAFVRKLRLRLRDQRDQLLEYLAAWPLSVRTTAPQGGLTVWVELPEKVNTIDIYSRALDEGIVITPGSLFSVSERFGNCLRMSFAHPWDNHRRQALKRILELIQDQ